From the genome of Deinococcus sp. AJ005, one region includes:
- a CDS encoding type ISP restriction/modification enzyme produces MPPSSQPSDANAKAAITTYLDRIEKDLKAGHATEHTHRAALSALLDALIPGTTATNEPKRGKFGAPDYLITRGEGAIAFTLGYAEAKDVGVSLDDIEKTEQLQRYRDALPNLLLTDYLNFRWYVKGDKRDAQTTLGNWDGKKLNRNKDGLTKLRSVLDGFATQAPLKIGTASDLAHRMARLTALIREVTLSVLLKNEASQTLKDLLNSFRETMLPGLTNEDFADMYAQTLAYGLFAARVQHSRNPGNDLFIRQDAARNIPKTNPLLQKLFYTLTGPELDEEPYVTFVDDLAALLNHADIVQVLAEFGTQVREEDPIFYFYENFLAQYNPRLREQRGVYYTPTPVVDYIVRSVDVLLKRDFGLSDGLGDTERTIVTTSDSDGQPQQFSAPRLLITDPATGTGTFLYQIIRLLRGRYAAGENAGQWPAFVREHLIHSLYGFELMMAPYAIAHLKLSMELGGLDLPDATAEEQEERQALSVHLKDKDRLNVYLTNTLDDPQNEIQQLSGPFRAISDEAQAAGKIKADYPIMVVLGNPPYSGHSANKKEWIDDLLKGIRRDIEGKEMKGRRIEGNYYEVDGQPLGERNPKWLQDDYVKFIRWAQWRVEQTGAGIVAFITPHGYLDNPTFRGMRQSLSRTFDDIYVLDLHGNANKKEKAPDGGKDENVFDIRTGVAIGLFVRKPGESGPRNGKIHRADLWGDQDSKYKWLAQQDVMTGNYTELKPSKPMYLWADQDETLKEEYEQGWSLPAISPLNVMGFQSHRDDFAIAFDREEIERRIDVLRGDESDDVVMDKFGISNNRDWKVDTARKALKANKAWKKKIISVAYRPFDTRWSLYGSETMDYPRRELEDNVGGQENLCLGVGRQGSAIAENEWQLVTVSDSPMDANMYRRGGVNVFPLYLYPPPSEGLGLHAFDFPVDASGRTPNLSKAFVAALSKGIGLQFAPDGKTGGDAGKYTPEDVFHYIYTVLHSPSYRTRYADFLRSDFPRIPLPDTAERFRALAALGKELAGLHLLKTAPRLGGFPKAGDNVVAKGYPKFTPPEANERVGKVMISPQQWFTDVPPEVWAFRVGGYQVAEKWLKDRRGRVLSFEDVQHYQKTLGALLKTLNIMVAIDEAAQDFWNPTSIYSLNMRLSKDIRLEQKDIETMMKIEDSDPNSSIIRFTVDCYDRVKLITGDDLYASKWFYISNPSIDGKTPMKAILDGESFALTLALDKLENAIGLIGTKYA; encoded by the coding sequence CAGCGCTACCGCGACGCCCTGCCCAACCTATTGCTAACCGACTATCTGAACTTTCGCTGGTACGTGAAAGGTGATAAGCGGGACGCGCAGACTACGCTGGGCAATTGGGACGGTAAAAAGCTAAACCGGAATAAAGATGGGCTAACTAAGTTGCGTAGTGTGCTGGACGGCTTTGCGACTCAGGCCCCACTAAAAATTGGCACAGCTAGCGACCTCGCGCACCGCATGGCCCGACTTACGGCCCTAATCCGCGAAGTGACATTGAGCGTGCTACTCAAGAACGAAGCTAGCCAAACTCTTAAGGATCTACTGAATTCCTTTCGCGAAACCATGCTGCCAGGTCTGACGAACGAGGATTTTGCCGATATGTACGCCCAAACTCTGGCGTATGGCCTATTCGCTGCGCGGGTCCAGCATTCTCGTAATCCTGGCAATGACCTCTTCATCCGCCAAGACGCCGCCCGCAATATTCCCAAGACCAATCCGCTGCTCCAAAAGCTGTTCTACACCTTGACTGGCCCAGAGTTAGATGAAGAACCCTACGTTACATTCGTGGATGATCTAGCTGCCCTACTTAACCACGCCGACATTGTGCAGGTGCTAGCCGAGTTCGGAACGCAGGTGCGCGAAGAAGACCCAATTTTCTACTTTTACGAAAACTTTCTGGCTCAGTACAACCCCAGATTGCGCGAGCAGCGCGGCGTATATTACACGCCCACTCCCGTCGTGGATTACATCGTGCGCAGCGTAGACGTTCTTCTTAAACGGGATTTTGGCCTGTCAGATGGTCTAGGCGACACTGAGAGAACCATAGTCACTACTAGCGACAGCGACGGCCAGCCACAGCAGTTTAGTGCCCCACGCCTACTAATTACCGATCCGGCCACCGGCACAGGCACCTTCCTGTATCAGATTATCCGGCTGCTGCGGGGGCGCTACGCGGCGGGCGAGAACGCCGGACAGTGGCCCGCCTTCGTCCGCGAACACCTAATTCACTCCCTGTACGGCTTCGAGTTGATGATGGCCCCCTACGCCATAGCCCACTTGAAGCTGAGCATGGAGCTGGGCGGCTTGGATTTACCTGATGCCACCGCCGAGGAACAGGAGGAACGTCAGGCTTTGAGCGTCCACCTAAAAGACAAAGACCGTCTGAACGTGTACTTGACCAACACTCTGGATGACCCGCAGAACGAAATTCAGCAACTTTCCGGCCCCTTCCGCGCCATTAGCGACGAGGCGCAGGCTGCCGGTAAAATCAAGGCCGATTATCCGATCATGGTGGTGCTGGGCAATCCGCCTTATAGCGGCCACAGCGCCAACAAGAAAGAGTGGATCGACGATCTGCTCAAGGGTATTCGCCGCGACATCGAAGGCAAGGAAATGAAGGGCCGCCGTATTGAAGGTAATTATTACGAGGTGGACGGCCAACCGCTGGGCGAACGCAATCCTAAATGGTTGCAAGACGATTACGTGAAGTTCATCCGCTGGGCGCAATGGCGTGTGGAGCAGACCGGCGCGGGCATCGTCGCCTTTATTACACCACACGGCTATCTGGACAACCCCACTTTTCGCGGCATGCGCCAGAGCCTGAGCCGCACCTTCGATGACATTTATGTGCTGGATCTGCACGGCAACGCCAACAAAAAGGAAAAAGCCCCGGACGGCGGTAAAGATGAAAACGTCTTTGACATCCGCACGGGCGTTGCCATTGGCTTGTTTGTCCGCAAGCCCGGCGAATCTGGCCCGCGAAACGGCAAAATTCACCGTGCCGATTTATGGGGAGATCAGGATAGTAAATACAAGTGGCTAGCCCAACAGGACGTGATGACAGGGAATTACACAGAATTAAAGCCAAGCAAGCCGATGTATCTGTGGGCCGATCAGGACGAGACGTTGAAAGAGGAGTACGAACAGGGGTGGAGCTTGCCAGCCATTTCACCACTCAATGTCATGGGCTTTCAGAGTCACCGAGATGATTTCGCTATCGCCTTTGATCGCGAAGAAATTGAGCGTCGGATTGATGTTTTAAGGGGCGATGAATCTGACGATGTCGTTATGGATAAGTTTGGCATCTCCAACAATAGAGATTGGAAAGTAGATACAGCCCGTAAAGCCCTCAAAGCCAATAAGGCATGGAAAAAGAAGATCATTTCTGTCGCATATAGACCCTTTGATACACGTTGGAGTCTCTATGGATCGGAGACGATGGATTATCCGCGCCGTGAATTAGAAGATAACGTCGGAGGGCAAGAAAACTTGTGTCTAGGTGTGGGCCGACAAGGCTCAGCTATAGCGGAAAACGAATGGCAGCTTGTGACTGTCTCGGATTCACCAATGGATGCAAATATGTATAGGCGGGGAGGGGTAAATGTTTTCCCGCTCTATCTCTACCCGCCGCCCTCCGAAGGGCTGGGGCTACATGCTTTTGACTTTCCCGTAGACGCCAGTGGACGCACACCCAATCTGTCTAAAGCGTTCGTGGCAGCGCTGTCGAAAGGCATTGGCCTCCAATTTGCCCCGGACGGCAAAACGGGCGGCGACGCAGGTAAGTACACCCCCGAAGACGTGTTCCATTACATTTATACCGTGTTACACAGCCCCAGCTACCGCACGCGCTACGCAGACTTCCTGCGCTCGGACTTTCCGCGTATTCCCCTGCCCGATACGGCAGAGCGTTTCCGGGCGCTGGCGGCACTAGGGAAAGAACTGGCCGGGCTGCATCTATTAAAAACGGCCCCCCGACTGGGTGGCTTCCCGAAAGCTGGAGACAATGTGGTGGCGAAGGGCTACCCCAAATTCACGCCGCCGGAAGCGAACGAAAGAGTGGGCAAGGTGATGATCAGCCCGCAACAGTGGTTTACGGACGTGCCACCGGAAGTCTGGGCCTTTCGCGTGGGCGGCTATCAGGTGGCCGAAAAATGGCTGAAGGATAGACGCGGACGCGTGCTGAGCTTTGAAGATGTTCAACACTATCAGAAAACTCTAGGCGCTTTGCTAAAGACGCTTAATATTATGGTGGCTATCGATGAGGCCGCTCAAGACTTTTGGAATCCGACTTCAATTTATTCATTAAATATGCGGCTTTCAAAAGATATTAGATTAGAGCAAAAAGATATAGAAACCATGATGAAAATTGAAGATAGTGACCCTAATTCTAGTATCATAAGATTTACGGTAGATTGCTATGATCGAGTTAAACTAATAACTGGAGACGATTTATATGCGTCAAAATGGTTTTACATATCCAATCCTTCAATAGATGGGAAAACTCCGATGAAAGCCATATTAGATGGCGAGTCTTTCGCATTAACGCTCGCCTTGGATAAGCTTGAAAATGCCATAGGCTTAATAGGAACAAAATATGCATGA
- a CDS encoding RES family NAD+ phosphorylase yields MIADNRYSTANTFEALYTSYYDYLTIKEVTQDRIYQETLPGAGTVANFVFSVRAECDGILDLTDPDTQAILGTNLQELTGDWRLLNENKIVAPTQMLGQVAHDFGTIRGIRYPSKIEPHRANLVIFKARMLYPLQPINLPHGFPEQEPL; encoded by the coding sequence ATGATTGCCGATAACAGATATAGTACTGCGAACACTTTTGAGGCATTATATACTTCATATTATGATTATTTAACAATTAAAGAAGTAACTCAAGATCGTATATACCAAGAAACACTCCCAGGAGCAGGTACAGTTGCAAATTTCGTTTTTAGTGTGCGAGCAGAATGCGATGGTATTTTAGATCTCACTGATCCTGATACACAGGCAATTTTAGGCACTAACCTACAAGAATTAACAGGAGACTGGCGACTACTAAATGAAAATAAGATTGTCGCTCCCACGCAAATGCTAGGTCAGGTAGCTCACGATTTTGGAACGATTCGAGGTATAAGATACCCGAGTAAGATTGAACCTCATAGGGCCAACTTAGTTATATTTAAAGCCCGTATGCTGTATCCATTACAGCCTATTAACCTCCCGCATGGCTTTCCTGAACAGGAGCCTCTATAG
- a CDS encoding TnsD family Tn7-like transposition protein, whose translation MPNLIPDAYPDELLYSVLARYSSNLQITYTQTIRHVFSGKINKVGFRLPAHLSTLVENLPSWQDYSVEDLISQNTLFRYYTAFTVPDRQSEIMERMKGSGSGLPGFMGLTMSGIREQSWLHICPECVKADTERYGEPYWHTVHQAPGVLICPYHLDTALLQTSVSTSSKVSSSQILTVSELPPTKHVTAQIDQLGQIDHDILRDISTISLLLIQSQCNMPHQTWGTLKYREKITVLGLMSPGGMADRSGLKEMLMKYYSKSLLLLLGFKDMEDPWKRIAGLISPHAKRSHTLQHILMILFLKIPLDEFFSQPPSISRVIHPFGKGPWGCKNSLKNFRCLGKIREITLSYRNKSYLFKCESCGYTYAVLVKNSIEKTIVYDYGAIWIEELIKLVTESDRDKSYIADVLGISVTKLMKISKSLGSDRWDSPRYMRGIFARAERKEAVSGERRQQGRQKILNAITVEPNISRTQLATGPYKRHYEWLMRHDREWFDQHVPAPRRHVTDYARLAQKWHAMDVKTALEIPVLVRSLYSLDNERQKIRQITSHEIISHIDLRHGAFRTGKLPLTSAEIKKFSESLEDFHIRKLDHLAIRLMQDGKLISFPRFLESACIFGSYRTEKLMIVANTIYEKYVHSIRLVTIRAGKNIL comes from the coding sequence ATGCCAAATTTAATTCCTGACGCTTATCCAGATGAGCTTCTGTATAGTGTTCTAGCTCGATATAGCTCTAATCTTCAGATTACCTATACTCAGACAATACGTCATGTATTCAGTGGAAAAATTAATAAAGTTGGCTTTCGCCTACCAGCCCATCTGTCTACATTAGTCGAGAATCTACCAAGTTGGCAAGACTATTCTGTAGAAGATCTAATATCACAAAATACACTATTCAGATACTATACAGCATTCACAGTGCCGGACCGTCAATCTGAAATTATGGAAAGAATGAAAGGGTCCGGTAGCGGTTTGCCTGGATTCATGGGCTTAACCATGAGTGGGATTCGAGAGCAGAGCTGGCTCCATATATGTCCAGAGTGCGTCAAAGCTGACACCGAAAGGTATGGTGAGCCATACTGGCATACCGTGCATCAAGCTCCTGGTGTACTGATATGTCCATATCACCTCGACACCGCTCTTCTTCAAACATCTGTCTCCACATCAAGCAAAGTATCAAGCTCACAAATTTTAACAGTTTCGGAACTCCCTCCAACAAAACATGTTACAGCGCAAATTGATCAATTGGGACAAATAGATCATGATATACTAAGAGATATTTCCACTATATCACTTCTACTCATTCAATCACAATGCAATATGCCACACCAAACTTGGGGAACTCTGAAATACCGTGAGAAGATTACTGTCCTGGGATTGATGTCGCCAGGAGGGATGGCAGATAGATCTGGTCTTAAAGAAATGCTTATGAAGTATTATTCTAAATCACTTTTACTCTTATTGGGGTTTAAGGATATGGAAGATCCTTGGAAAAGGATAGCAGGATTAATCTCACCACACGCGAAACGCTCACACACTTTGCAACATATCCTCATGATTCTATTCCTTAAGATTCCGCTTGATGAGTTCTTTAGTCAGCCGCCTTCCATCTCCAGAGTTATCCATCCATTTGGTAAAGGGCCATGGGGCTGCAAAAACTCTTTAAAGAATTTTAGATGCTTGGGAAAGATAAGAGAGATAACTCTCTCTTATCGAAATAAATCATATTTATTCAAATGCGAAAGCTGTGGATATACATACGCAGTTCTTGTCAAAAATTCAATTGAAAAGACAATTGTGTATGACTATGGGGCAATTTGGATTGAAGAACTGATCAAGCTAGTTACTGAATCAGATCGAGATAAAAGCTATATTGCCGATGTTCTAGGTATCAGCGTAACCAAGCTCATGAAAATCTCGAAGTCGCTTGGCAGTGATAGATGGGATTCTCCCCGGTATATGAGAGGCATCTTTGCAAGAGCAGAAAGAAAAGAGGCCGTATCGGGAGAAAGGCGACAGCAAGGGCGTCAGAAAATATTAAACGCCATAACTGTAGAACCCAATATTTCCCGAACACAATTGGCAACTGGCCCCTATAAGCGACATTATGAGTGGCTGATGCGGCATGACCGAGAATGGTTTGATCAACATGTTCCCGCACCACGCCGCCATGTGACAGATTATGCGCGGTTGGCGCAAAAATGGCATGCCATGGATGTCAAAACAGCATTGGAGATTCCAGTGCTTGTTCGCTCTTTGTATTCTTTAGACAACGAGAGGCAAAAAATACGGCAGATCACCAGTCATGAGATAATTTCTCATATAGATCTGCGACATGGAGCATTTCGGACTGGGAAATTACCATTGACAAGCGCAGAGATCAAGAAATTTTCGGAGAGCTTAGAAGACTTTCACATCCGCAAGCTTGATCATCTCGCCATCAGGCTAATGCAAGACGGAAAACTGATAAGTTTTCCTCGGTTTCTCGAAAGTGCATGTATTTTTGGAAGTTATAGAACAGAAAAATTGATGATTGTAGCGAATACCATATATGAAAAATATGTTCACAGCATTAGGCTAGTTACAATTAGAGCAGGAAAAAATATACTTTGA
- a CDS encoding ATP-binding protein, with translation MTATLPRMRPLLRGAIIHATYTAQSVSEYQGHPLIEAIPDRRNIGLALDKQRHAPAYSDEERELPAYDRLEKIYNTRRFIQPLPNYVYLMNAVNSALRWGYVGRNPIDSTQRRGIREALSGKTFLDEDLPAPAASQSSFYILGTPGTGKSTAIERTLLLYPQVILHRKYADKRFTAAQMVWLKLDCPNDGSVRAMCVAAFRAIDAVLETGYEKLYVSTTTTADILLQNLKVVMAEIHLGVWVIDEIQNLKQASSGGEARLLSFFVELMNTIGVPVILIGTLAAKELLTRDFRIARRGTGQGDFIWEVLKYDEAWQIFIEELWRYQYTTIPTPLTEELSMALFNTSQGIADMACKIYMLAQARAIVRDEPVEMSADLFYSVLQDSLRLAHGALKVLRQGSTGKAPLAMIQDLFITGDIADQIIEDARKATRLMTELQSLVTVHTTMTPSIEAVARLRNQGVTEAIAFEAVRVAMSSLGEHATAQDLIAVAAPAAAQQIAKQVTVGPKRKRRANLGGLELPQIAKDAPTSVHNSLKRHGYVQNLLDVVNTENSED, from the coding sequence ATGACGGCCACACTGCCAAGAATGCGCCCTCTTCTCAGAGGAGCAATTATCCACGCTACATATACCGCTCAGTCCGTTTCCGAATACCAGGGGCATCCGCTGATTGAAGCGATCCCGGATCGCCGGAACATCGGGCTGGCTCTCGATAAGCAACGCCATGCACCTGCTTACAGCGACGAAGAGAGAGAGCTTCCAGCCTATGACCGTCTCGAGAAGATTTATAATACACGACGCTTCATACAACCTCTTCCCAATTACGTTTACCTCATGAACGCTGTGAACAGTGCATTACGCTGGGGCTATGTTGGGCGTAATCCAATCGATTCTACCCAGAGGCGTGGAATTAGGGAAGCTCTATCTGGAAAAACATTTCTGGACGAAGACTTACCCGCCCCTGCCGCAAGCCAAAGTAGCTTCTATATTCTTGGAACCCCAGGCACGGGTAAGTCAACAGCAATCGAACGAACATTACTTCTCTATCCTCAGGTTATCTTGCACCGAAAATATGCTGATAAGCGTTTCACCGCTGCACAGATGGTGTGGCTCAAACTCGATTGCCCTAACGATGGAAGTGTAAGAGCCATGTGTGTCGCGGCTTTCCGTGCAATTGATGCTGTGCTTGAAACTGGTTATGAGAAGCTATATGTCAGCACCACAACAACTGCTGATATTCTGCTTCAAAATCTTAAAGTGGTCATGGCCGAGATCCACCTAGGTGTATGGGTTATTGACGAGATTCAAAACCTCAAACAAGCCTCCTCTGGAGGTGAGGCTAGACTCTTGAGCTTTTTTGTGGAGTTGATGAACACTATTGGCGTTCCAGTTATTCTCATTGGCACTCTCGCCGCGAAAGAGCTTTTAACTCGTGATTTCCGAATCGCGAGACGTGGAACCGGCCAAGGCGACTTTATTTGGGAAGTACTCAAGTATGATGAGGCTTGGCAAATATTTATTGAAGAGCTTTGGAGATATCAATACACTACAATACCGACACCATTGACTGAAGAATTGAGTATGGCTTTATTCAACACGTCACAGGGTATCGCTGACATGGCCTGCAAAATTTATATGCTGGCACAAGCTCGTGCGATTGTTCGAGACGAACCAGTAGAAATGTCGGCTGACCTATTTTACTCAGTCCTACAAGATAGCCTAAGACTCGCACATGGTGCGTTAAAGGTTTTGCGACAAGGTTCGACAGGAAAAGCACCACTCGCGATGATCCAAGACCTCTTCATTACAGGTGACATTGCAGATCAAATCATCGAAGATGCGCGAAAAGCTACACGATTAATGACCGAGCTACAAAGCCTAGTCACAGTTCACACGACAATGACGCCATCAATCGAAGCAGTCGCTCGACTTCGGAATCAGGGAGTTACAGAAGCCATTGCCTTTGAGGCGGTCAGAGTGGCGATGAGCAGTCTGGGTGAACACGCGACAGCTCAAGATTTGATTGCAGTTGCTGCACCGGCAGCAGCGCAGCAGATAGCCAAACAAGTAACAGTTGGACCCAAGAGGAAGCGTAGAGCGAATCTTGGCGGCTTGGAGCTGCCACAGATCGCAAAAGACGCGCCCACCAGCGTTCACAATAGTCTAAAACGGCATGGTTATGTTCAAAATCTTCTAGATGTCGTCAATACAGAAAATTCGGAGGACTGA